Below is a genomic region from Bradyrhizobium sp. 1(2017).
GCGGAAATAGATCTGCTGGATGGTGCCGGCAACGGGCGCAAAACCCTTGCGCCGCGCCAGCCGGGTCTGCGACGTCACCACCCGCGCCTCCGCGACCCGCAGGTCGGAGACGGCGGAATCGAGCGACGCCTGTGTTCCGGAGCCGGTCTTTCTCAGCGACTCCGCGCGATCATGGGTCTGCTGCGCGTTCGCCAGCGTCGCCTTGGTCTGATTGAGATCGGCAAGCTGGAGGTCGTCGTCGACGGAATAGAGCTGATCGCCGACCTTCACTTCGTCGCCTTCGCGAATGTTGAGCTTCGTCACCCGGCCTGCTTCGTCCGGGCTGACATAGATCATGTCGGCCTCGACCCAGCCCTGGAAGCCGGGATCGCGCTTCTCCTTGCAGCCGGCCAGCCCGGTCGCGAGCACGATCGTCAATGCAACACCGAAAATTGCTTGTGACGACCTCATGTCGTCCTCCGTTCGCCAAAAATCAAATCGAGATGAACGCGCAGCATCTCCTGCGCGTCGAGCGGCGCGTGCCGCGCAAACAGGCTCTGCCAGATCACCGCGATCATCGCGGGCGCGACCAGGATCTGCGGAAAGCGCGCAAGGTTCTTCTCGCGGATCTCGCCGCGGGCGATGCCGAGCTCGATCAGGGCGCGCATGCCCGCGATCCCGCGCGAGACGACTTCGCGGTAGTAGAAATCGGCAACGGACGGAAAGCGCGGCCCCTCCGCCACGATCAGGCGCACGAGATCGCCGCGCCTGGTGCCGATGACCTCTTTCAGGAAGTTGCCGGCAAAGGTCTCGATGAGCTCGCGCACCGTGCCGGTCGGCGGCGGCAGCGCATTCAGCCGCGCCACGACGGGGACGATGACGATGCGCACCAGCTCCTCGAACATCGATTCCTTGTCCTTGAAGTGCAGGTAGATCGTGCCCTTGGCGACGCCGGCGCGCTTGGCGATGTCGTCGAGCCGCGTTGCGGCAAAGCCGCGTGCGATGAACTCCTCCATTGCCGCTTCCACGATCGCTGCCCGCCGCTCCGCGGCACGCGTGGCGCGGTTCGAGGCAGGCACGCCGCCTGCGCCATGGGGCGCATTGCCTTCCGCGCTGGCGCGATCTGCTGACGACGTGGGGGCTTTGGTCGGCTTCTTGGTCATGATCAATTAATGACTGACTAGTCAGTCATTGTCAAGTCAAGTGATTGGCGCGGATAAATGAAACAAATTAGCATTGACTAATGCATTAGTGTATACTAATTAAACCTCATGATCGAAACTGCTCCAAATCCCGTCACCACCGTGATGCGCGCCCTCGCCGACCCGACCCGCCGCGCGGTGTTCGAGCGTGTCTTCGAGAGCAAGGAGATCAGCGTCGCCGAGCTCACCCGCGGCAGCGGCGTGACCCAGGGCGCGATCTCGCAGCACCTAAAATCCCTCAAGCAGGCCGGCCTCGTCGCCGAGCGTGCCGAGGGCCGCAACGTCTACTACCGCGCCGCGCCGCAAGGGCTCGAGCCCCTGGTCACCTGGATGGACCATTACGGCGTGTTCTGGCGCGAGCGCTTCCAGAACCTGCGTGACCTCTTGAAGGAGATCGATACATGAGTGCAGCCGAGTTGAACGCCGAGACAAAGGACATCGTCATCGACGAGGTCTTCCCTCATGCGGTCGAGGTCATCTGGAATGCGTTGACCAGCGCCCAGCTGATTGCGCGCTGGCTGATGCCGCCGACCGGTTTCGAAGCCGTCGAAGGCAACACATTCACGTTCAAGACCAACCCGGCGGGCGCGTGGGACGGCACGATCCATTGCCGCGTTCTGGAGGTCGTCACGAACCGGCGCTTTTCCTATGCCTGGAAGGGCGGCGACGAGGGCAATACCGCCTACGGCTCGGCGCTCGACACCGTCGTCACCTGGTCCCTCACGCCGGTCGAGGCAGGCACGCGGGTGCGGGTGGTGCATTCGGGCTTCGTGACGCCGAAGAACGACACCGCTTATCGCGACATGAGCGACGGCTGGGTCAAGGTGCTGCAGCGGCTCGATGCGATCTCGGGCGAAGGCACGTAAGGAGCATCGTCATGGACAAGCCCTATACCGGCGGCTGCGCCTGCGGCGCGATCCGCTATTCGATTGCCGGCGAGCCGCTGTTCAGCAATCACTGCCAGTGCCGCGACTGCCAGCGGGAGAGCGGTACCGGCCACGGCTCGTACGCGACGTTCGCGCGTGCCGGCGTCACGCTGACCGGCGATGCCAAGCATTGGGACATGGTCGCCGACAGCGGCAACGTGAAGACGCGCGGCTTCTGCGCGCAATGCGGCGTGCCTGTCTATCTGACCTTTGCCGCCATGCCCGACATCTTCACGATCCGCGCCGCGAGCCTCGACGAGCCCGCGCGATACAAGCCGCAGGTCGTGACGTATACCGCGCGCGGTCATGACTGGGATCGGCTCGATCCCGATCTGCAGACGTTCGAAGGCATGCCCCCGGGGTAGCCGCGCACTCCGTCATTGCGAGGAGCGAAGCGGCGAAGCAATCCAGAAAACCTCCGCGGCAAGATTCTGGATTGCTTCGCTTCGCCCGCAATGACGATGCGGAAGCTGTCGGGCGCGGCCACTAATTATGGAACTTCAGCCCGTCCACGATCTTGTCGATCACCTTGCGCTCGGCGCGGATCGCGATGCCGACGAGATTGAGTTCGGTGCGCGCCACGCCCCTCACCGCCTCGCGGTTGGCGGCATCATGCGTGGTCTTGAACATATCCTCGGTGTAGACCGCCGGTTTGACGTTGCGGGTGAGCGCGCGATCGAGCGCGCGCGACAAGGCCGGACCATCGGCGCCGTAGATCAGGATCGGCTGGCCGATCAACGGATGATATGTCGTACCCGAGGCGTCCTCATAGGGCTCGCCGATACAGTCGGGAAACGCAGCGGCGATGCCGCTGGTGAGAAAAGACGCGACGTTGAGCTTCTGCCAGGCCTGAAGATCGGTGCGGATCACGACCGCGATCTTGGTGTCGAACTGCATGCAATTCCTCGAATGTCATTCCTGATGGAGATGCTACGCATCGCCCCGGAATGACAGCAAGCGGAATCAGCCCTTGGCGTCGCAAGCCCAGGCGCGGATCACGCATTCCTTGCCGCCGTATTTGTAGCATTCGCGCGTGGCGGCATTGAGCGAGGCCGAGATCTTCGGCTTGACGGCATACCCATAGGCGCCGCAGGGATTGGCGAGATCGACCGACATCGCGGCGCAGGCGCGCTTCATCGTCACGGTCGTACAATCACCCTTGCATTGCTTCTGCGCCGCGGCGCGAGCCTCGTGTTCGGCGCCGTAATCAAAGGCTTGGCCATAGGCTCCGCACTTTCCGACCGCGATGGCGCCGGCGGCGTGGGCGTCGGTGATGTAACGAGCGCCGGAAACACAAACCGACAGCGCAAAGAAAAACATCGCGCAACGGCGCGCGACGACGTTCGAAGCCATGGAAAAGCCCCTCCCCCCAAGGCAGGTGGGCTCACTCTATGCCGCGGTCGTTTCCAGATGGTGAACGGGTGGTTGAAATCGAGCCGAATGGGAGGTGCCGTAGGGTGGGCAAAGGCGCGAAGCGCCGTGCCCACCATCCATCTCCGCGACTATCGAAAAATGGTGAACACGCTTCGCTTTGCCCACCCTACGGCACCGTCATTGGACGGCACCTTCAGCCGCGGCGGGCCGCTTCCAGCGCCTGCGGCGTATCGATGTCGAGGAAGGCGCTCTCGCCATCGACGGGCACTTCGGCCACCGCTTCAGTGTGCTTGGCGATGAGATGACGCGCACCGACGTCGCCGTCGAGCGTCATCAATTCCTTGAAGAAGCGGCGCGACCACAGCACGGGATTGCCGCGGCGGCCCTCGCTGACGGGCACGACGATGAGATTGCCGCGGTCGGGTGCGAAACCGTCGATGAGGCGGTCGATCAGGCCGGCGTCGATCAACGGCATGTCACCGAGACACACCACGGCACCGTCGCAGGACTCGGGCGCGGCGGCGATGCCGGTCTTGACCGAGCTCGCTATGCCGCCGGCGAAATCCGGATTGCGGACGAACTTCACCTTCAGGCCCTGCAGCGCCTGCTCGACCAGCTCGGCCTGATGTCCGGTGACGACGATCACCTCCGATGCCTTGGAGGCGAGCGCCTGTTCGGTCGCGATCCGCACCAGCTTTTTGCCGTCGAACTCGGCGAGCAGCTTGTTCGGACCGCCCATGCGGGTGGAGCGGCCGGCCGCCAGCACGATGGCGGCGACCTGGCGGTTGCCCTCGGTCTCCGGCTTGGCGCGCGGCTGCGGGCGCGTGACGATCTCCATCAACAGGCCGCCAACGCCCATGCCCATCAGCTCGGACCGCGTCACCTCGATGCCGGCGAGCAGCCGCATCAAGACCCAGTCAAACCCGTTCTCGACCGGCGAGCGCGCACAGCCCGGCGCGCCCAGCACCGGCACATTGCCGGCGCGGGCGATCAGAAGCAGATTGCCGGGATCGACCGGCATGCCGAAATGCTCGATCTCGCCGCCAATGAGGGTGACGGCCGCCGGAATGA
It encodes:
- a CDS encoding TetR/AcrR family transcriptional regulator, translated to MTKKPTKAPTSSADRASAEGNAPHGAGGVPASNRATRAAERRAAIVEAAMEEFIARGFAATRLDDIAKRAGVAKGTIYLHFKDKESMFEELVRIVIVPVVARLNALPPPTGTVRELIETFAGNFLKEVIGTRRGDLVRLIVAEGPRFPSVADFYYREVVSRGIAGMRALIELGIARGEIREKNLARFPQILVAPAMIAVIWQSLFARHAPLDAQEMLRVHLDLIFGERRTT
- a CDS encoding DUF4189 domain-containing protein — encoded protein: MASNVVARRCAMFFFALSVCVSGARYITDAHAAGAIAVGKCGAYGQAFDYGAEHEARAAAQKQCKGDCTTVTMKRACAAMSVDLANPCGAYGYAVKPKISASLNAATRECYKYGGKECVIRAWACDAKG
- a CDS encoding NTP transferase domain-containing protein encodes the protein MKFGPASPKDAIGGVTVHTLRQGPLVLKKGTTIGPAEVEALERAGIKDIVVVRMEEGDVSEDVAAAGIALAIGGEGIHVERAFTGRANLFAARAGVLVIDRAAVDRINNIDEAITFATLSAYKPVVEGEMVGTVKIIPFGVEGSLRDAAVKAAGKDVLKVAPYVIQRVGVVSTLLPGLSSKVIDKTLRVTAERLAPAGASIIAERRVPHEEQALSAAIKELLTLGAELVIVFGASAIADRRDVIPAAVTLIGGEIEHFGMPVDPGNLLLIARAGNVPVLGAPGCARSPVENGFDWVLMRLLAGIEVTRSELMGMGVGGLLMEIVTRPQPRAKPETEGNRQVAAIVLAAGRSTRMGGPNKLLAEFDGKKLVRIATEQALASKASEVIVVTGHQAELVEQALQGLKVKFVRNPDFAGGIASSVKTGIAAAPESCDGAVVCLGDMPLIDAGLIDRLIDGFAPDRGNLIVVPVSEGRRGNPVLWSRRFFKELMTLDGDVGARHLIAKHTEAVAEVPVDGESAFLDIDTPQALEAARRG
- a CDS encoding GFA family protein — its product is MDKPYTGGCACGAIRYSIAGEPLFSNHCQCRDCQRESGTGHGSYATFARAGVTLTGDAKHWDMVADSGNVKTRGFCAQCGVPVYLTFAAMPDIFTIRAASLDEPARYKPQVVTYTARGHDWDRLDPDLQTFEGMPPG
- a CDS encoding HlyD family secretion protein, with the protein product MRSSQAIFGVALTIVLATGLAGCKEKRDPGFQGWVEADMIYVSPDEAGRVTKLNIREGDEVKVGDQLYSVDDDLQLADLNQTKATLANAQQTHDRAESLRKTGSGTQASLDSAVSDLRVAEARVVTSQTRLARRKGFAPVAGTIQQIYFREGEMVAAQRPVLSIMPPGNMKLRFFVPETELPKLAIGDTVRVGCDNCAADLTAKIYFIATAAEYTPPVIYSLEERNKLVYLIQARPSRPDALRVGQPIDVYLNPKTPVADKR
- a CDS encoding SRPBCC family protein — encoded protein: MSAAELNAETKDIVIDEVFPHAVEVIWNALTSAQLIARWLMPPTGFEAVEGNTFTFKTNPAGAWDGTIHCRVLEVVTNRRFSYAWKGGDEGNTAYGSALDTVVTWSLTPVEAGTRVRVVHSGFVTPKNDTAYRDMSDGWVKVLQRLDAISGEGT
- a CDS encoding DUF2000 family protein, whose product is MQFDTKIAVVIRTDLQAWQKLNVASFLTSGIAAAFPDCIGEPYEDASGTTYHPLIGQPILIYGADGPALSRALDRALTRNVKPAVYTEDMFKTTHDAANREAVRGVARTELNLVGIAIRAERKVIDKIVDGLKFHN
- a CDS encoding ArsR/SmtB family transcription factor; translated protein: MIETAPNPVTTVMRALADPTRRAVFERVFESKEISVAELTRGSGVTQGAISQHLKSLKQAGLVAERAEGRNVYYRAAPQGLEPLVTWMDHYGVFWRERFQNLRDLLKEIDT